In a genomic window of Allomeiothermus silvanus DSM 9946:
- a CDS encoding integrase core domain-containing protein, with product MQFTTVGREIWRGARQAQRLAEANASDPEVQERLRKLRLVKALRESKKSWKEIQDLVGISRATYHRWQKALKEKGLAGLKPRSRRPKHLRTKVHWTPGLLIRIETLRKENPTWGRWSIWLTLRKEGFQMSERTVGRILAYLEKHRRIESVAGYLARTQRGKLKRRVNRPYAKRKPRGYEARAPGDLVQVDTLTLTLGPGSMVKHFSAIDLHSRFVLAEVHSRATAKLSEGFLSLLLARAPFPIRAIQVDGGSEFMAEFEEACCALGIALFVLPPRSPKLNGHVERMQRTFKEEFYTRPLPTPLSELQAELDTYLDYYNRRRPHMALGGLAPLEFLAKMQEESVPQRVSNVLTDYRSWRGPSE from the coding sequence GTGCAGTTTACCACCGTTGGCCGAGAGATATGGAGAGGCGCTAGACAAGCACAGAGGCTGGCCGAGGCCAACGCAAGCGACCCAGAGGTCCAGGAACGTCTGCGCAAGCTCCGACTGGTCAAAGCCCTGCGTGAAAGTAAAAAGAGCTGGAAGGAGATCCAGGACCTGGTCGGGATCAGCCGGGCCACCTACCACCGCTGGCAAAAAGCCCTAAAAGAAAAGGGCCTGGCTGGACTCAAACCCCGCTCCCGCCGCCCTAAGCACCTGCGCACAAAGGTCCACTGGACCCCAGGGCTGCTCATTAGAATAGAAACTCTCCGCAAGGAAAACCCCACCTGGGGACGCTGGTCCATCTGGCTTACCCTCCGCAAGGAGGGTTTCCAGATGAGCGAACGCACGGTGGGGCGCATCCTGGCCTACCTGGAGAAGCACCGACGTATCGAGAGCGTGGCCGGCTACCTGGCCCGGACTCAAAGAGGGAAGCTAAAGCGAAGGGTAAACCGGCCCTACGCCAAAAGGAAGCCCCGAGGATACGAGGCCAGGGCTCCTGGGGACCTGGTCCAGGTGGACACCCTCACCCTGACCTTAGGACCGGGAAGCATGGTCAAGCACTTCTCGGCGATTGACCTCCATAGCCGGTTTGTCCTGGCGGAGGTGCACAGCCGGGCCACGGCTAAGCTTTCTGAGGGGTTCTTGTCCTTGCTTCTGGCCAGGGCCCCTTTTCCCATCCGGGCCATCCAGGTGGATGGGGGCAGCGAGTTCATGGCCGAGTTTGAGGAGGCCTGCTGTGCTCTGGGGATTGCCTTGTTTGTGCTACCGCCGAGGAGTCCTAAACTCAATGGTCACGTGGAGCGGATGCAGCGGACCTTCAAGGAGGAGTTCTACACCCGGCCTTTGCCCACCCCGCTCAGCGAGCTGCAGGCAGAGCTGGATACCTACCTGGACTACTACAACCGCCGAAGGCCTCACATGGCCCTGGGGGGTCTTGCTCCGCTGGAGTTTTTGGCTAAGATGCAAGAGGAGTCGGTTCCTCAAAGAGTCTCAAATGTGTTGACCGATTACAGGAGTTGGCGAGGGCCGAGCGAGTAG
- a CDS encoding Wzz/FepE/Etk N-terminal domain-containing protein, giving the protein MNEAAQPQDEISLRDLYLVLKRNARMILAVTLGAALVTFAISMILPKTYRSQANLSLSVTSQQQLSGQILANLPSLSGLAGSFQDRLETRELAQSLGVANPASRYQAKFDDKTGIWRLSAKGSSPEEARRATEKLLATARDFLESKLAQTVNSNLAALLAQARIDAESAQIGLQEIKKALANTPPTVGADAAVASALESQGVNPLVARATSPAYASLKLQEANLRSQLAQAQARIETYSRLARNPQEIRTLVGQALQIQPLVAPSEPLRPVSPRPLLYAAIAAVLGLILSVFWAFLAEALAPRRPEPEAASPHTILPAKETVH; this is encoded by the coding sequence GTGAACGAGGCCGCCCAACCGCAAGACGAAATTTCGTTGCGCGATCTGTACCTGGTGCTCAAGCGCAACGCCCGGATGATCCTCGCCGTCACGCTGGGAGCCGCCCTGGTCACATTCGCCATCAGCATGATCCTCCCCAAGACCTACCGCAGCCAGGCCAACCTCAGCCTCTCGGTAACCAGCCAGCAACAGCTCTCCGGCCAGATCCTGGCCAATCTGCCCTCGCTGAGCGGGCTGGCGGGCTCTTTCCAAGACCGGCTGGAAACCCGGGAGCTGGCCCAGAGCCTCGGCGTAGCCAACCCTGCGTCGCGGTACCAGGCCAAGTTCGATGACAAAACCGGTATCTGGAGACTCTCGGCCAAGGGCTCGAGCCCCGAGGAGGCCAGGCGCGCTACCGAAAAGCTCCTCGCCACCGCCCGCGATTTTCTGGAGAGCAAGCTCGCCCAGACGGTAAACAGCAACCTGGCGGCATTGCTGGCTCAGGCGCGCATCGACGCGGAAAGCGCCCAGATCGGCCTCCAGGAGATCAAAAAAGCCCTAGCCAATACCCCCCCTACCGTAGGCGCCGACGCCGCGGTGGCCTCCGCCCTGGAGTCGCAAGGGGTGAACCCCCTAGTGGCCCGCGCTACTAGCCCGGCCTACGCCTCGCTCAAGCTGCAGGAAGCCAACCTGCGCTCCCAGCTGGCTCAGGCCCAGGCCCGGATCGAGACCTACTCGCGGCTCGCCCGAAACCCCCAGGAGATCCGCACCCTGGTCGGCCAGGCCCTGCAAATCCAGCCACTGGTGGCCCCCAGCGAACCCCTTCGCCCGGTCTCCCCCCGGCCTTTGCTCTACGCTGCGATCGCCGCCGTGCTGGGGCTGATCCTAAGCGTGTTCTGGGCCTTCTTGGCGGAAGCCTTGGCGCCGCGCAGGCCCGAACCGGAAGCGGCTTCACCGCATACGATCCTGCCCGCCAAGGAGACCGTGCACTGA
- a CDS encoding OsmC family protein, which produces MPIRSAEAIWQGTLREGKGHLKLGSGAWEGPYTYRMRFEDEPGTNPEELIGAAHAGCYTMFLSGLLANNQTPAERLECTAKVHLGEGPTITKIELHLEGKVPGLDEAKFRQLAEQAKAGCPISKALAAVPEIVLEARLV; this is translated from the coding sequence ATGCCTATACGTTCAGCTGAAGCCATCTGGCAAGGAACCCTCCGCGAGGGCAAAGGACATCTGAAGCTCGGCAGTGGAGCGTGGGAGGGGCCCTACACCTATCGGATGCGCTTTGAGGACGAACCCGGCACCAACCCCGAGGAGCTGATCGGGGCGGCCCACGCCGGTTGTTACACCATGTTCCTCTCGGGCTTGCTGGCCAACAACCAAACCCCCGCCGAACGGCTCGAGTGCACGGCCAAGGTTCATCTGGGCGAAGGTCCCACCATCACCAAGATCGAGCTACACCTAGAGGGGAAAGTGCCCGGGCTGGACGAGGCTAAGTTCCGCCAGCTGGCCGAGCAGGCCAAAGCCGGATGCCCCATCTCCAAGGCGCTGGCCGCGGTGCCGGAGATTGTTTTGGAGGCCCGGCTGGTCTAA
- a CDS encoding metalloenzyme produces MAFLFVDGWGLSQDPRSPLQALDLPTLQALTGGFSSQLFAWAYRVLDATLGVEGLPQSGTGQTTLLTGTNAARLLGYHQGPHPLRRLQGLLREESLQVWSQARGLEVIHANGYRQEYLERIRTSRRNLLSAFAYAARSAGLELRSLEDPLALAPAFWDAPEKAGERLARLAERHDWVVLENWALDYFAHREPDLLPQRFSELDRFLRGWLEANPSATLLLTSDHGNAEEPWHLQHTRNPVPLIVVGPLAATVPPMSSLTDVAPWVRSVLGK; encoded by the coding sequence CTGGCTTTTTTGTTCGTAGATGGATGGGGGCTCAGCCAAGATCCCCGCAGCCCCCTACAGGCCCTTGATTTGCCCACGCTGCAGGCACTGACCGGCGGTTTCTCGAGCCAGCTTTTCGCCTGGGCCTACCGGGTGCTGGATGCCACGCTGGGGGTTGAGGGCCTGCCCCAGTCGGGCACCGGACAGACCACGCTCCTCACCGGCACGAACGCTGCCCGGTTGCTGGGATACCACCAAGGCCCACACCCTTTACGCCGCTTACAAGGTTTGCTGCGCGAGGAAAGCTTGCAGGTGTGGAGCCAGGCCAGGGGCCTCGAGGTCATCCACGCCAACGGCTACCGCCAGGAGTACCTGGAGCGTATCCGAACCTCGCGGCGCAACCTGCTCTCGGCCTTCGCCTACGCGGCCCGCTCGGCGGGGCTTGAGCTGCGCTCGCTCGAAGACCCGCTGGCCCTTGCCCCCGCCTTCTGGGACGCGCCGGAGAAAGCCGGGGAGCGGCTGGCCCGGCTGGCCGAGCGACACGACTGGGTGGTGCTGGAAAACTGGGCCCTGGACTACTTCGCCCACCGCGAACCCGACCTCTTGCCCCAACGCTTCAGCGAGCTGGACCGGTTTTTGCGGGGCTGGCTCGAGGCCAACCCCTCCGCCACGCTTCTGCTGACCTCCGACCACGGCAACGCGGAAGAACCCTGGCACCTCCAGCACACCCGCAACCCGGTCCCCCTGATCGTAGTCGGCCCCCTGGCCGCTACGGTCCCGCCCATGTCGAGCCTGACCGACGTGGCTCCTTGGGTTCGCTCGGTGTTGGGGAAGTAG
- a CDS encoding integrase core domain-containing protein, producing MQFTTVGREIWRGARQAQRLAEANASDPEVQERLRKLRLVKALRESKKSWKEIQDLVGISRATYHRWQKALKEKGLAGLKPRSRRPKHLRTKVHWTPGLLIRIETLRKENPTWGRWSIWLTLRKEGFQMSERTVGRILAYLEKHRRIESVAGYLARTQRGKLKRRVNRPYAKRKPRGYEARAPGDLVQVDTLTLTLGPGSMVKHFSAIDLHSRFVLAEVHSRATAKLSEGFLSLLLARAPFPIRAIQVDGGSEFMAEFEEACCALGIALFVLPPRSPKLNGHVERMQRTFKEEFYTRPLPTPLSELQAELDTYLDYYNRRRPHMALGGLAPLEFLAKMQEESVPQRVSNVLTDYRV from the coding sequence GTGCAGTTTACCACCGTTGGCCGAGAGATATGGAGAGGCGCTAGACAAGCACAGAGGCTGGCCGAGGCCAACGCAAGCGACCCAGAGGTCCAGGAACGTCTGCGCAAGCTCCGACTGGTCAAAGCCCTGCGTGAAAGTAAAAAGAGCTGGAAGGAGATCCAGGACCTGGTCGGGATCAGCCGGGCCACCTACCACCGCTGGCAAAAAGCCCTAAAAGAAAAGGGCCTGGCTGGACTCAAACCCCGCTCCCGCCGCCCTAAGCACCTGCGCACAAAGGTCCACTGGACCCCAGGGCTGCTCATTAGAATAGAAACTCTCCGCAAGGAAAACCCCACCTGGGGACGCTGGTCCATCTGGCTTACCCTCCGCAAGGAGGGTTTCCAGATGAGCGAACGCACGGTGGGGCGCATCCTGGCCTACCTGGAGAAGCACCGACGTATCGAGAGCGTGGCCGGCTACCTGGCCCGGACTCAAAGAGGGAAGCTAAAGCGAAGGGTAAACCGGCCCTACGCCAAAAGGAAGCCCCGAGGATACGAGGCCAGGGCTCCTGGGGACCTGGTCCAGGTGGACACCCTCACCCTGACCTTAGGACCGGGAAGCATGGTCAAGCACTTCTCGGCGATTGACCTCCATAGCCGGTTTGTCCTGGCGGAGGTGCACAGCCGGGCCACGGCTAAGCTTTCTGAGGGGTTCTTGTCCTTGCTTCTGGCCAGGGCCCCTTTTCCCATCCGGGCCATCCAGGTGGATGGGGGCAGCGAGTTCATGGCCGAGTTTGAGGAGGCCTGCTGTGCTCTGGGGATTGCCTTGTTTGTGCTACCGCCGAGGAGTCCTAAACTCAATGGTCACGTGGAGCGGATGCAGCGGACCTTCAAGGAGGAGTTCTACACCCGGCCTTTGCCCACCCCGCTCAGCGAGCTGCAGGCAGAGCTGGATACCTACCTGGACTACTACAACCGCCGAAGGCCTCACATGGCCCTGGGGGGTCTTGCTCCGCTGGAGTTTTTGGCTAAGATGCAAGAGGAGTCGGTTCCTCAAAGAGTCTCAAATGTGTTGACCGATTACAGGGTCTAG
- a CDS encoding iron ABC transporter substrate-binding protein — protein MKKVFSVLLASALALGVAQAQQSLTLYTGRSQALVDKLVQQFQKDTGIKVNVRYGRDAEILAALQEEGSRSPADVFWANTSGALEEAVKRNLLVQLPASLTRQPQEFVPSHGRWVPVSVRFRVAAYNPTKVKDSDFPASVMDLPKVAKFKGRIGWTPTYSSFQDFITAMRVVKGEAATKAWLQAMIAAGAKAYPSNPPMLEAMQAGEIDVALTNHYYIQRILAGVGEGEYEGKEESEEEEKKELAAREAKAGVATHYFAPGDVGGLALVTGAGILATSKHQTNATRFLNYLLSKKAQPYFVDEVREYPVIAGVRVAKGMLPFANAIRLSPKIDFAKLTDLEGTLKLLREVGLL, from the coding sequence ATGAAAAAAGTCTTTTCCGTGCTTCTCGCTTCGGCGCTGGCCCTCGGGGTCGCCCAGGCCCAGCAGAGCCTGACCCTCTACACCGGGCGCAGCCAAGCCCTGGTAGACAAGTTGGTACAGCAGTTCCAGAAAGACACCGGGATCAAAGTCAACGTGCGCTACGGACGCGACGCGGAGATCCTGGCGGCTTTGCAGGAAGAAGGCAGCCGTAGCCCCGCCGATGTGTTCTGGGCCAACACCTCAGGGGCCCTCGAGGAGGCGGTCAAGCGCAACCTGCTGGTTCAGCTACCGGCCAGCCTGACCCGCCAACCGCAGGAGTTCGTACCCTCCCACGGGCGCTGGGTTCCGGTTTCGGTGCGGTTCCGGGTGGCGGCCTATAACCCCACCAAGGTCAAGGACTCGGACTTCCCGGCCTCGGTGATGGACCTGCCCAAGGTGGCCAAGTTCAAAGGGCGCATCGGCTGGACCCCCACCTACTCGAGCTTCCAGGACTTCATCACGGCCATGCGGGTGGTGAAGGGGGAGGCCGCCACTAAAGCCTGGCTCCAGGCCATGATCGCCGCCGGGGCCAAGGCCTACCCTTCCAACCCGCCCATGCTCGAGGCCATGCAGGCCGGGGAGATCGACGTAGCGCTCACCAACCACTACTACATCCAGCGCATTCTGGCCGGGGTGGGCGAGGGCGAGTATGAAGGCAAGGAAGAGAGCGAGGAAGAGGAGAAAAAAGAGCTGGCCGCGCGCGAGGCCAAGGCTGGGGTGGCCACCCACTACTTCGCCCCCGGCGACGTGGGCGGTCTGGCCCTGGTGACGGGTGCAGGCATCTTGGCTACCAGCAAGCATCAGACCAATGCCACCCGTTTCCTCAACTACCTGCTTTCGAAAAAGGCCCAGCCCTACTTTGTGGATGAGGTGCGGGAGTACCCGGTGATCGCCGGGGTGCGCGTGGCCAAGGGGATGCTGCCCTTTGCCAACGCCATTCGCCTCAGCCCCAAAATCGACTTCGCCAAGCTAACCGACTTGGAAGGCACCCTCAAGCTATTGCGCGAGGTAGGGCTGCTTTAG
- a CDS encoding imelysin family protein: MFAVVLLLASASAQADYPLAKSLADGVILPTYTELLARLKGLEGAARSLKAKPTPANLEAARTAWRAARIPYERAEGFAFGPIGDYDPLLDTWPIDREGLEALLKGSQPLSAADFAKLPSEVRGFHAVEYLLWGLKGQKKAAQLRPRELQYIELASADMVRQAKANLTAWQQGFYARFTRPSDLYKSEAAALDEIIGGLVGIIAEIADEKLGNPLQANDPLVAESPFSGNSLEDYRQDLEGARRYYLGGQPASQKAGIGGWIAAQDPGSHAAILRAFDIAKEALAAIPSPLSEALQTPKGQARIKTAQAALQNLRGLLESRAVGLVRQQQSPFDQLRSQLRAVSDEYIGEGEIGEALEAFDGVHTAMARLRPLLKSPQTWQDLEQALRKLEDLVRSGAPAAEVKAALEQLNQAISIAEQATR; encoded by the coding sequence TTGTTTGCGGTTGTTCTTCTACTGGCCAGCGCCTCCGCTCAGGCGGATTACCCGCTGGCGAAATCCCTGGCCGATGGGGTGATTCTGCCCACCTACACCGAGCTGTTGGCGCGACTGAAGGGGCTAGAGGGAGCCGCTCGGAGCCTAAAGGCCAAACCCACCCCCGCCAACCTGGAAGCCGCCCGCACCGCCTGGCGGGCGGCCCGCATTCCCTACGAGCGCGCCGAGGGATTCGCCTTCGGCCCCATCGGCGACTACGACCCCTTGCTCGATACCTGGCCCATCGACCGGGAGGGGCTCGAGGCCTTGCTTAAGGGAAGCCAACCCCTGAGCGCGGCGGATTTCGCCAAGCTGCCCTCGGAGGTGCGCGGCTTCCACGCGGTTGAATACCTCCTGTGGGGCCTCAAGGGGCAGAAAAAAGCCGCACAGCTGCGCCCGCGCGAACTGCAGTACATCGAGCTGGCCAGCGCCGACATGGTGCGCCAGGCCAAGGCCAACCTCACTGCCTGGCAGCAAGGCTTTTACGCCCGCTTCACCCGCCCCTCCGACCTCTATAAAAGCGAAGCCGCCGCGCTCGACGAGATCATCGGGGGTCTGGTGGGGATCATCGCCGAGATCGCTGATGAAAAGCTGGGCAATCCCCTTCAGGCCAACGACCCGCTGGTAGCGGAGAGCCCGTTTTCAGGGAACTCCCTCGAGGACTACCGGCAAGACCTCGAGGGAGCCCGCCGGTACTACCTCGGCGGCCAGCCCGCGTCGCAAAAAGCCGGGATCGGCGGTTGGATCGCAGCCCAGGACCCCGGGAGCCATGCCGCCATCTTGCGTGCGTTCGATATAGCTAAAGAAGCATTGGCTGCTATCCCCTCTCCACTTTCCGAAGCTTTGCAAACCCCCAAGGGCCAGGCGCGGATCAAGACCGCCCAGGCTGCATTGCAAAACCTGCGCGGGCTTCTCGAAAGCCGCGCGGTGGGGCTCGTTCGTCAGCAGCAAAGCCCCTTTGACCAGCTACGCTCGCAGCTACGGGCGGTTTCGGACGAGTACATCGGCGAAGGGGAGATCGGCGAGGCGCTCGAGGCCTTTGACGGCGTACACACCGCCATGGCCCGTCTGCGGCCCTTGCTGAAGAGCCCGCAAACCTGGCAAGATCTCGAGCAGGCCCTACGAAAGCTCGAGGACCTGGTGCGCTCCGGTGCACCTGCCGCCGAGGTGAAGGCCGCCCTCGAGCAACTGAACCAGGCCATCAGCATAGCTGAACAAGCGACGAGATGA
- a CDS encoding di-heme oxidoredictase family protein, with product MKRTVGIAIGCLLGLGLAVSGVLQIEVQDESSRAYGHPLPNLTPQQEALFARGDAAFNAVFVRAGRLNPGLGPRFNNTSCAGCHVGDGRGLPIFGDVAKHSQGLLRVSLPGGQPVPGVGFQFRDQAVLGFEPDGTLRVEWEEIPGQYGDGTPYRLRKPKLTVTLANGKPLPAQVQTSLRVAPPSFGRGWLEATPQAEILAQADPNDQDHDGISGRPNWVKDHRGKTRLGRFGLKANTADLLEQTAAAYLNDMGLGNPVFPDENGKVEIGQQTLDIAVFYTQTLAVPARRNLSDPQVRQGETLFAQMGCSSCHTPRFVTGNDHPIAALRNQEIHPYSDLLLHDMGKGLADGRPDGEASGQEWRTPPLWGIGLTRTVLGGDEAYLHDGRARTLEEAILWHGGEAEAAKAAFRTAPTDFRAALLAFLKSL from the coding sequence ATGAAGCGAACGGTAGGGATCGCCATAGGGTGCTTGTTGGGGCTGGGTCTGGCGGTCTCCGGCGTCTTGCAAATCGAAGTGCAGGACGAGTCCTCGCGAGCCTACGGCCATCCCCTGCCCAACCTCACCCCCCAGCAAGAAGCCCTCTTCGCGCGGGGGGACGCTGCATTTAATGCCGTGTTCGTGCGGGCAGGGCGGCTCAATCCGGGGCTGGGGCCGCGTTTCAACAACACCTCCTGCGCAGGTTGTCACGTTGGGGATGGACGGGGGTTGCCCATCTTCGGGGATGTCGCCAAGCACAGCCAGGGGCTGCTCAGGGTGAGCCTGCCCGGCGGCCAGCCCGTACCTGGGGTGGGGTTTCAGTTCAGGGATCAGGCTGTCCTCGGTTTTGAGCCCGACGGAACGCTGCGCGTGGAGTGGGAGGAGATACCAGGCCAGTACGGCGACGGCACCCCCTACCGTCTGCGCAAGCCGAAGCTCACCGTCACCTTAGCTAACGGCAAGCCCCTGCCCGCGCAGGTGCAGACCTCCTTGCGGGTAGCCCCTCCTTCTTTTGGCCGGGGTTGGCTCGAGGCTACCCCCCAAGCGGAGATCCTGGCCCAGGCCGACCCTAATGACCAAGACCACGACGGCATCTCCGGGCGGCCCAACTGGGTCAAGGACCACCGCGGGAAAACCCGGCTGGGCCGCTTCGGGCTGAAGGCCAATACCGCTGACCTGCTCGAGCAGACCGCCGCTGCTTACCTCAACGACATGGGGCTGGGGAACCCGGTCTTTCCCGACGAAAACGGCAAGGTGGAGATCGGCCAACAGACCCTGGATATAGCCGTGTTCTACACCCAAACCCTCGCCGTACCCGCTCGCCGCAACCTGAGCGATCCCCAGGTCAGGCAAGGCGAGACCCTGTTTGCCCAGATGGGCTGCTCCAGTTGCCACACCCCGCGCTTCGTCACCGGGAACGACCATCCCATCGCCGCCCTGCGCAACCAGGAGATCCATCCCTATAGCGACCTCCTCTTGCACGATATGGGGAAGGGGCTGGCCGACGGGCGGCCGGATGGGGAGGCGAGCGGCCAGGAGTGGCGCACGCCTCCGCTATGGGGCATCGGCCTCACCCGTACCGTGCTGGGGGGCGACGAAGCCTATCTCCACGACGGGCGGGCACGGACGCTCGAGGAGGCCATCCTCTGGCACGGGGGGGAGGCGGAAGCCGCTAAAGCGGCCTTCCGCACCGCTCCCACAGACTTCCGCGCGGCATTGTTGGCCTTCCTGAAGTCTTTGTAA
- a CDS encoding ABC transporter permease: MLKARRMVRNHATRPIPPYFLVPAVLAGVGVLLPLVYLLLRAFEADPKTLAELVLRERNLRLLVNTLLLALGVVAGTTLLALPLAWLTARSDLRGQRFLALLLVLPLAIPGYVGAFALLGASGPGGLIHALTGIPWPRPSGYWGALGVLVLFTYPYLFLNLRSALLGLDPSLEEAARSLGYRGGEVFFKVVLPQLRPALYAGWLLVGLHVLGDFGVVSLMRFETFSYAIYLQYSASFDRIYAAWLSLMLLVLTAGLLLAEARLLRGLSLSRVGLGSARKARAVALGGWRWPALGLVVCTLGAALVVPGATIVYWVFRWPGDYNRGLEGIVQSFLHSAQASAPAAILAALLALPLAYLGVRFPSAFSRALERTAYLGYTVPPLAFALALIFFSLRAVPFLYQTLALLVLAYSLHFLAEAIGPIRSALYQASPRLEEAARSLGYSPVGAFMKASLPIIRRGVVASMALVFLSSIKELPLTFLLAPVGFDTLATRIWGYTSEAMFAEAAPYALLIAFFSALFVGLLLSQERKT; encoded by the coding sequence ATGCTAAAAGCACGCCGTATGGTGCGAAACCACGCAACCCGGCCCATCCCCCCGTATTTTCTTGTCCCGGCTGTGCTGGCCGGGGTAGGGGTATTGTTGCCCCTGGTGTATTTGCTGCTGCGGGCCTTCGAGGCCGATCCCAAGACCCTGGCCGAGCTGGTGTTGCGCGAGCGTAACCTGCGCCTTTTGGTCAACACCCTGCTGCTTGCCTTGGGGGTGGTGGCGGGGACTACCCTGCTGGCGTTGCCGCTGGCCTGGCTCACCGCTCGGAGTGATCTGCGCGGCCAGCGGTTCTTGGCGCTGTTGCTGGTCCTGCCCCTGGCGATCCCCGGCTACGTGGGGGCCTTTGCCCTATTGGGAGCCAGCGGGCCGGGCGGGCTCATCCATGCCCTCACGGGTATCCCCTGGCCGCGGCCCTCGGGGTACTGGGGGGCCTTAGGCGTGCTGGTGCTGTTCACCTACCCTTACCTGTTTTTGAACCTGCGCTCGGCGTTGCTGGGGCTCGACCCCAGCCTCGAGGAGGCCGCGCGCAGCCTGGGGTATCGTGGGGGGGAGGTCTTTTTCAAGGTCGTGCTTCCGCAGCTAAGGCCCGCCCTGTACGCCGGTTGGCTCTTGGTGGGGCTGCACGTGCTGGGCGATTTCGGGGTGGTCAGCCTGATGCGCTTTGAGACCTTCAGCTACGCGATCTATTTGCAATACTCGGCTTCCTTCGACCGCATCTACGCGGCCTGGCTTTCGCTGATGCTGTTGGTGCTGACCGCTGGCCTTCTCCTAGCCGAGGCCCGGTTGCTGCGGGGGCTTTCCTTGAGCCGCGTCGGCCTGGGGAGCGCCCGCAAAGCGCGGGCTGTAGCGCTCGGGGGGTGGCGCTGGCCCGCCCTTGGCCTGGTGGTCTGCACGCTGGGGGCAGCGTTGGTGGTGCCGGGTGCGACCATCGTGTACTGGGTGTTCCGCTGGCCCGGCGACTACAACCGGGGCTTGGAGGGGATCGTGCAAAGCTTCTTGCACTCGGCCCAAGCTTCGGCTCCGGCGGCCATCCTAGCGGCCTTGTTGGCCTTGCCGCTAGCCTATTTGGGGGTGCGTTTTCCTTCGGCGTTCTCGCGGGCCCTCGAGCGTACTGCCTACCTGGGCTACACGGTGCCGCCGCTGGCGTTTGCCCTGGCGCTGATCTTCTTCAGCCTACGGGCAGTTCCCTTTCTCTATCAGACCTTGGCTTTGCTGGTGTTGGCCTACTCCTTGCACTTTCTAGCCGAGGCCATCGGACCGATCCGCAGCGCCCTCTACCAAGCCAGCCCGAGGCTCGAAGAAGCCGCCCGCAGCCTGGGCTATAGCCCTGTGGGGGCCTTTATGAAAGCCAGCCTGCCCATCATCCGGCGGGGGGTGGTGGCGAGCATGGCCTTGGTGTTTCTCTCGAGCATCAAGGAACTTCCCCTTACCTTCCTCTTGGCCCCGGTGGGTTTTGACACCTTGGCCACGCGCATCTGGGGGTACACTTCGGAAGCGATGTTCGCCGAAGCCGCCCCTTATGCTCTATTGATCGCTTTTTTCTCGGCGCTGTTCGTAGGGCTACTGCTCTCCCAGGAGAGGAAAACGTGA
- a CDS encoding ABC transporter ATP-binding protein: protein MSLRVENLTKRFHPDLPPVVQEVSFSLERGEVFALLGPSGCGKTTTLRLIAGFEHPDAGAIYVDGQAITHLPPERRGIGFVFQDYALFPHLTVEQNVAFGLRGMSAKARRERAMEVLQMVGMTVFKDRKPSELSGGQQQRVALARAIAPGPKVVLLDEPFSSLDAGLRQATRDEVRHLLKASGIASVLVTHDQEEALSFADRLGVMRSGRLEQIGTPEEVYERPSTPFVAQFLGRTNLLPGEARGLEATTALGKLALASGAVGPVMLSLRPEHLRLEMGGEAEVLAREFKGHDLTYRVRLAGREYLVHEASGSAFRPGDRVHIRVVAKAVVVGQHEHPSPEVSVFSVPRPER, encoded by the coding sequence GTGAGCCTGCGGGTAGAGAACCTCACCAAACGCTTCCACCCGGATCTGCCCCCGGTGGTGCAGGAAGTGAGCTTTAGCCTCGAGCGGGGGGAGGTCTTTGCCCTGTTGGGGCCTTCCGGCTGTGGCAAAACCACCACCTTGCGCCTCATTGCGGGGTTTGAGCACCCCGACGCCGGGGCGATCTACGTGGACGGCCAGGCCATCACCCACCTTCCGCCCGAGCGGCGCGGCATCGGCTTCGTCTTCCAAGACTACGCGCTTTTCCCTCACCTTACCGTAGAGCAAAACGTGGCCTTCGGGTTGCGCGGGATGAGCGCTAAAGCTCGGCGGGAACGGGCCATGGAGGTCTTGCAGATGGTGGGGATGACCGTCTTCAAAGACCGCAAACCCAGCGAGCTTTCCGGCGGGCAACAGCAGCGGGTCGCGCTGGCCCGGGCCATCGCGCCGGGGCCAAAGGTGGTGCTCCTCGACGAGCCTTTTAGCAGCCTGGATGCCGGGCTGCGCCAGGCCACCCGCGACGAGGTGCGCCATCTGCTCAAGGCCAGCGGGATCGCCTCGGTGCTCGTCACCCACGACCAGGAAGAAGCCCTCTCCTTCGCCGACCGGCTGGGGGTGATGCGCTCGGGCCGGCTCGAGCAGATCGGAACCCCGGAGGAGGTCTACGAGCGCCCCTCCACCCCTTTCGTGGCGCAGTTTTTAGGCCGCACCAACCTGTTGCCGGGGGAGGCTCGGGGCCTCGAGGCCACCACCGCCTTGGGCAAGTTGGCCTTGGCGAGCGGGGCGGTAGGCCCGGTGATGCTCTCGCTGCGCCCGGAGCACCTGCGGCTCGAGATGGGCGGCGAGGCCGAAGTCCTGGCGCGCGAGTTCAAAGGCCACGACCTCACCTACCGGGTACGCCTGGCGGGCCGGGAGTATCTGGTACACGAGGCCTCCGGCAGCGCCTTCCGGCCCGGCGACCGGGTGCACATCCGGGTGGTGGCTAAAGCGGTGGTGGTGGGGCAGCACGAGCACCCCTCCCCCGAAGTGAGTGTTTTTAGCGTTCCCAGGCCTGAGCGGTAA